Within the Bacillus sp. FSL K6-3431 genome, the region AGCATTGAATGAAATAGATTTTATTGGCTTAACCGGGAGAACGGCTAACGCAGCGGCTAAATTTCATGCATTGATTCGAAATTATACACAAATGCAAGAATTTCTATCTGTAACCGAACTTGTAGAAGAAGTTATTGAAAAATCTGGTTATAAAGAAATGCTAATTGCAGAAAAGTCATTAGAAGCAGAAAGTAGACTAGAAAATATAAATGAATTTCTTTCAGTTACGAAAAGTTTCGAAGATAGCAATGAGGATAAAAGCTTGATTGCGTTTCTTACGGACTTGGCTCTTGTAGCAGATATAGACAAGCTTGATGAAGACGGCACACCTGGAGAAGCAATCACATTAATGACGCTTCATGCGGCAAAAGGATTGGAATTTCCAGTTGTATTTTTAATTGGTTTGGAAGAAGGTGTATTTCCACATAGCCGTTCCTTAATGGAAGAGGAAGAAATGGAAGAAGAACGACGACTTGCCTATGTAGGAATTACTAGAGCGGAAGAAGAGTTATTCATTACAAATGCTCAAATGAGAACACTTTATGGGCGGACAAATATGAACCCAGTATCGCGGTTCATTGCTGAAATACCGGAAGAACTTCTGGAAAATGTCCAAAAGGAACAGAGAAAAACTATTTCTTCTGGAGGATTTTCTACTCCTACACAGCGACGTACAAAGCCAGTTGCCCGAACGATTCCTACTACGAAAAGTACTAGTGGTGAATCTTGGAATGTGGGAGATAAAGCCGCACATAAAAAGTGGGGGACTGGAACGGTTGTCAGTGTAAAAGGTGCTGCAGATAGTATGGAATTAGATATTGCTTTTCCAAGTCCGACTGGAATTAAACGACTTTTAGCTGAATTTGCTCCTATTACAAAAGTATAAGTTTACTACTGGGAAAGGGTTGTTTGTATGACCAGTGAGAATGCTGAGTTCCAACTAAAAGAATTGCATCAATTATTAAATAAATATAACTACGAGTATCACGTATTGGATAACCCGTCTATTCCAGATGCTGAGTATGACAAATTGCTGAAGCAACTAGTGGAATTGGAGAAACAATATCCAAATTTAATTACTCCAGATTCACCAACCCAACGTGTTGGTGGCGCGGCATTATCTACTTTTGAAAAAGTAACACATGAAACACCGATGCTTAGTCTCGGAAATGCTTTTTCAGAAATAGATCTTCGTGATTTTGATCGACGTGTTAGACAAGCCATCGGTGACGACTTTACTTATATTTGTGAGTTAAAGATTGATGGATTGGCTGTGTCCCTAAGATATGAAGATGGATTATTTGTTAATGGATCGACAAGGGGAGACGGTGAAATTGGCGAGGATATTACAGCCAATTTGAAAACAATTCGTTCGATACCAATACGTTTAAGTGATTCATATACATTTGAAGTTCGCGGTGAAGCGTTTATGCCGAAAAGGTCCTTTTTAAAACTAAACCAAATACGTGAAGAGAATGAAGAAATGTTGTTTGCTAATCCTAGGAATGCCGCTGCAGGATCACTTCGTCAGTTGGATCCTAGAATTGCAGCTTCAAGAAATCTTGATATATTTCTGTATGGTATGGGTAATTATGGAACGACTGGTGTACGCACTCACAGTGCTGGGCTCGACTTATTGGCAGACCTTGGCTTAAAGGTAAATAAAGAACGTCAGAAATGTTCGACCATCGAAGAAGTCATTGAATATATCGAGAAGTGGACAATAGAACGACCGCAGCTTGATTATGAAATTGATGGGATAGTTATAAAAGTAGATTCACTTGATCAACAATCTGAGCTCGGCGCTACTGCAAGAACACCGCGTTGGGCAATTGCTTATAAGTTTCCGGCAGAAGAAGTAGTAACGAAATTGACGTCGATTGAGTTAAGTGTAGGAAGAACAGGTGTCATTACACCAACAGCGAACTTGGAACCTGTGACGGTGGCAGGGACTACGGTACAGCGAGCATCACTTCATAACGAGGACATTATCAAGGAAAAAGATGTCATGCTCGGTGATTGGGTCGTGATTAGAAAAGCTGGAGATATCATCCCTGAAATTGTAAACGTACTGACAGAAAGAAGAACGGGGGAAGAAGTTGCTTTTTCCATGCCGACAGAGTGCCCGGAATGCGAAAGTGAACTCGTCCGATTTGAAGGGGAAGTAGCTCTACGCTGTATTAATCCCAAGTGCCCTGCGCAAATTCGTGAGAGTCTTATTCACTTTGTTTCCCGCAATGCGATGAATATTGACGGAATGGGAGAAAAGGTGATCGGACAAATGTTTGCTCATCAGCTAATCAAAGATGCTGCAGATATATTCTATTTGACGAGGGATCAACTTTTAGGGTTAGAAAGAATGGGCGAAAAATCCATAAATAATTTACTTGCATCTATTGAAATATCGAAAAGTAATTCAATGGAAAAATTATTATTTGGATTAGGCATTCGCCATGTAGGTGCAAAGGCAGCGAAGACATTAGCGGAGTATTTTGAATCGATGGATCGATTGGCCGAAGCATCTGAAGAAGATCTATTGAATGTTCCCGAGATAGGGGAGAAGATGGCCGACGCAATTATTACTTACTTTGACAAGGAAGAAGTTAAACAATTGATATCTGAGTTAAAGTCTGCTGGCGTCAATATGAATTATCTAGGAATAAAACGTCATTTAATGGAAGCAACTGATTCTGTTTTTAGCGGAAAGACAATTGTATTGACAGGGAAATTAGAACAACTAACCCGTAATGAGGCCAAAGAGAATATCGAAGCACTTGGGGGCAAGGTGTCTGGAAGTGTGAGTAAGAAAACAGATCTATTGATTGCAGGCGAGGATGCAGGATCAAAGTTGACGAAAGCGCAGGAACTTGGAATCGAAGTGTGGGATGAGGAGAAGCTTCTGGAAGAACTCAAAGAATAAGGTGGTAAAAGGCATGAAAAAATGGTTCCCGCTACTACTTGCGGCAATACTTATCGCTGGTTGTGTACCTAATTTTGAAAAAAATAATGAAGTAGTCCAAGAGAAGGAAGAATTAAAAGAAACAGCGATTATTCCTAATTATCAAATATCCAAATCCTATTATCGCTCTATCATCCCTTTTGAGCCGAGCAAAACTAGAGGAATGGTCGTTTCTAATCTATACTCAAAATATGATATGAATGAATTTGAAACGGGCTTAATGAGAGTTGCGAAGGAAAATTTTTCAACCGATGATTATGTGTTCCAAGAAGGGCAATATTTAGATAAAAAAACAGTTAGTTCATTGCTCAACAGAAAGTTTACGAAGGAACAATTGAAAGAGCAAAATGTAAAAGAGGAAGATAATATTGGGTTAAATCCTCTTAATAATGAAGCGGGCTCTATTGAAGAACAAAATGAGAAAAATCCAATTTATCTTGCACATATTCTTGAGCATAATTATTTAGTTAAAAATGAAAAAAGTGTGAGTCTTGGTGGGGTTGTAATTGGTCTTGCATTAAATTCCGTACATTATTACCAAAAGGAAAAGTATGGAGCAACCTATCAACAAGATATACCACATGCTAAATTAGCAGAAGAAGGAAAGAAAATGGCAGAACAGGTGTTAAAAAGACTACGAGGAATGAAAGAACTTAGCAATGTTCCTATTACGATTGCTCTTTTCGAACAAAAAAGTAAAAGTACCGTCATTCCCGGGAACTTTTTTGCTTATGCTCATGCGAATAAAGGAAGTGCATCACTTAATGACTGGAAGCAGGTAGATGAAAAATACTTCTTATTCCCTTCACAGGGAGCGGAAGAAGCACATCGAGATGATGTGGCCCTGTTTTTGCGATTTAAAGATGATATTGAAGAATATTTTCCGAATTATAATGGTGTCATCGGTCGAGCATTTTATAAAGGTGACCAATTAATGGATTTATCTATAGAAATTCCCATCCAACTTTATGGAGAAGCAGAAATCATTGGATTTACCCAATGGGCTACCTCGCTAGTCGTGGATCATTTCCCAGATTATATTGAAGTAGAGGTGAATGTCACATCAGTAAATGGTGGCGAAGCCTTAATTGTAAAAAAGGCCGGAGAAAAAGAACCCTTCGTCCATATATATTAATAGAAAAGCGTAGGGCGCTTGGTAGGGGCGACAAGCGCAAGAAAGGAACATCCGGCTAAAGTTCGCCACGTCCTGTGGCAACGCCGATGTAACTCGCGTCCTGCGAGCCCGAGGCCGTTCCTCAGCCACCACAAGGAATTGATTGGCTTGCGACCTCGAGCCCCTAGCGCCCGGAGCTAGACAAAGAAAAGCGTAGTGGCGCATGGTAGGGGCGACAAGCGCAAGAAAGGAACATCGCGGGCTAAAGTTTCGCCACGTCCGTCCTGTAGAAACGCCGATATGACTCGCGTCCTGAGAGTCCGAGGGCCACCATAGGGAATGGGCTTGCGACCTCGAGCCCCTAGCGCCTGGAGCTAGACAAAGAAAAGCATAAGGCGCTTGTCCCTCTTGCGCAAGTTCGCCTTTTTCTGATATTATCAATAGTATTGCAAGTGGTCGATTAAATGTGGAGGTGTAGAATAATGTCAAGAATTTCAAAGGATCAAGTATTACATGTTGCGCATTTAGCGCGGCTTGAAATAAATGATGAAGAAGCGGAAAAATTTACGGTTGATCTCGATCAAATGATCTCAATGGCTGAAAATCTCGATGGCTTAGAAACAGGCAATATCAAGCCAACTTCTCATGTTTTCCAACAGGAAAATGTGATGCGTGAAGATGTGGCAGAAAAAGGATTACCGCGTGAAGAAGTATTGAAAAATGTGCCGAGCCATCAGGACGGTCAAATTAAAGTTCCAACAATATTGGAATAAGGAGGGAACCACATGTCTTTATTGGATCAGAAGATTGTCGATTTACATGAACTTTTACATAAAAAAGAAATTACTGCTTCAGACCTAGTTGATGAGTCATTTAAACGGATCAATGAGGTAGATGGCAAAGTGAAAGCATTCCTTACACTAGATGAGGAAAATGCCCGTAACAAAGCGAAAGAACTTGATGTAGCGGTTGGAGAAAATCCACTATTCGGTATTCCTGCTGGAATCAAAGATAATATCGTTACAAAAGACTTACGGACGACTTGTGCGAGTAAAATGCTCGAGAACTTTAACCCGATTTATGATGCAACGGTCATGGAGAAATTAAATGATGCCAATGCAATAACAATCGGAAAGTTAAATATGGATGAATTTGCAATGGGTTCAACATCTGAAACCTCAGCGTTTCAAATTACACGTAATCCGTGGAATCTTGATACAGTACCTGGTGGTTCTTCAGGTGGATCAGCAGCAGCAGTTGCTTCAGGCCAACTTCCATTTGCTCTAGGAACAGATACTGGCGGTTCCATTCGCCAACCAGCAGCATTTTGTGGCGTTGTCGGTCTAAAACCTACATACGGGCGTGTTTCCCGTTACGGTGTTGTCGCATTTGCTTCATCACTTGATCAAGTAGGTCCGATTACTAGAACGGTGGAAGATAATGCGTTAGTATTACAAAATATTGCGGGTCTCGATCCACGTGATTCTACAACTGTTAATAAAGAAGTTCCTGATTTCCTTTCTAGTTTAACAGGTGATATTAAAGGTTTAAAAATAGCAGTTCCAAAAGAATATCTTGGTGAAGGTGTAAGCGAAGCTTCGCGCCAGTCTGTTCTTGATGCATTAAAAGTACTAGAAGGATTGGGAGCAACATGGGATGAAGTGTCACTTCCACATTCAAAATACGGTGTTTCTACATATTACTTAGTTACTTCTTCAGAAGCATCAGCAAACCTTGCACGCTTTGACGGTCTTCGCTATGGATACAGTACACCAGATCCGAAAAATTTGATGGACCTTTATAAAAAGTCACGTTCAGAAGGCTTCGGCGATGAAGTGAAGCGTCGGATTATGCTTGGAACATATGCGCTTAGCGCCGGTTTCTATGATGCATATTATAAAAAGGCACAGCAAGCACGAACATTAATAAAACAAGATTTCGATGAAATTTTTGAAAAATATGATGTTGTAATCGGGCCAACTACTCCAAGACCAGCTTATAAAGTTGGTGAAGTTATCGATGATTTATTGACAATGTATGCTGGAGACTTACTAACAATCCCAGTAAACTTGGCAGGACTCCCTGGAATTTCCGTACCTTGCGGATTTACAGAAGGCCTTCCATTAGGACTGCAAATCATTGGTAAGCATTTTGATGAACGTACGCTTTATCGAGTGGCACATGCATATGAACAAGCAACAGATTTCCATACGAAAAAACCACAATTGTAAGGGGTGAATTGACATGAATTTTGAAACGGTAGTAGGACTAGAAGTCCACGTAGAATTAAAAACGGAATCGAAAATATTTTCACCGGCACCAAATCATTTTGGTGCTGAACCAAATACGAATACAACCGTCATTGATCTTGCATATCCTGGAGTATTGCCAGTCTTAAACAAGGCAGCAGTAGAATTCGGGATGAAAGCAGCAATGGCTTTGAATTGTGAAATTGCGGCAGAAACTAAATTTGACCGCAAAAACTATTTTTATCCTGATAATCCGAAAGCATATCAAATCTCTCAATTCGATAAACCAATTGGTGAACACGGATGGATTGAAATTGAAGTAGACGGTGTGAAAAAGAAAATTGGGATCACTCGCGTGCATCTTGAAGAAGACGCAGGTAAATTGACTCATACGAGCGAAGGGTATTCCCTTGTCGATTTAAACCGTGCAGGAACACCGTTGATTGAAATCGTATCTGAGCCTGATATTCGCACGCCAGAAGAGGCATATGCCTATTTGGAAAAATTAAAAGCTATCATTCAATATACTGGTGTTTCCGATTGTAAAATGGAAGAAGGCTCGCTTAGATGTGATGCTAACATTTCATTGCGTCCAATTGGGCAAGAGAAGTTCGGAACGAAAGCTGAATTGAAAAACTTGAACTCTTTTAACTATGTGCGTAGAGGGCTAGAGTTTGAACAAAAACGTCAGGAAAAAGTGCTACTTTCTGGTGGGATTATTCAACAGGAAACACTTCGCTTTGATGAGGCAACTGGTGAAACAGTATTAATGAGAATCAAGGAAGGTGCCGATGATTATCGTTATTTCCCTGAACCGGATCTCGTGCAGTTGAATATCGATGATGAGTGGAAAGAGCGTATTCGTGCCGAAATACCAGAATTACCGGACGCACGTCAAAAGCGTTATGTAAAAGAATTAGGATTACCAGCATACGATGCGATGGTGTTGACATTAACAAAGGAAATGTCTGATTTCTTTGAAGAAGTTCTGGCTGCTGGAGCAGGTGCTAAGCAAACTTCCAACTGGCTTATGGGAGAAGTATCAGCTTATTTGAATGCAGAACAAAAAGAACTTCATGAGGTAGCTCTAACACCTGCAGGACTTGCTGGTATGATTAAATTGATTGAAGATGGAACAATATCTTCTAAAATTGCGAAAAAGGTATTCCGTGAACTTATCGAAAACGGTGGCGATGCGGAAAAAATCGTTAAGGAAAAAGGCCTCGTGCAAATTTCTGATGAAGGCGCACTTCTGCCGATTGTTAACGAGATTTTGGATGCAAATCCACAATCCATCGAAGATTTTAAAAATGGTAAAGGTCGAGCTCTTGGATTCCTAGTTGGCCAAATAATGAAAGCAACCAAAGGTCAAGCAAACCCACCAATGGTTAATAAATTATTAGCTCAGGAAATAAATAAGCGCTAAAATAGGGATAGATGTAGGCAGTTTAGCTGCTTACATCTATTTTTTATTGAAAAAATATAGAAAGCATAAGTTTTTTATACATGGCTAATCGGGCGCTTGCGCTTTTCTTATGAACAATGGAGTTTAGATACAATAACAGATGGGTAAATACATTCTGGGCTTCTAATAGATAGGAAAAGGATGATAAGCAGTGGAACGACACATATTTCAATTAAAAACAACATGTGCTTATTGTTTGAGCAAGGCAGGAAAAGAAGTTGACAGTGTTTTGCCTGTACATGATTGGAAAACAGATAAATTGCTCGGTTACTTTTGTAAAAAACATTATATGCTAGTAAAAGCAAAAAATATTAATAGTTATCAATATGGATTAATAGAGGAAGAAAGCAACAGCTTATACGCTTGAGTGTGGTGTAGTGTATAATATAGAGAAATATAGAAAAGGGGTAAGTATATGAGCCTGAATACTTGGTTTAATAAAGCAATGTCTGCTGAAGAATATATAAATGCAATGGAAAAACATAAAGATAATCTTCAATCGATTTTATATCAGTTCGAGGTGCCAACAGGGGATGAAGCGTTCTTTGAAAAGCTTAAAGAGGAACAGCTTCGTGTTATTGTGTTAACGGAAGACTGGTGCGCTGATGCCATGTTAAACATTCCGATATTGCTAAAATTAGCGGAGAAAAGTGGGATGGAAGTTAGAATGCTACTTCGCGATCAAAACCTGGAACTGATGGATCAATATTTGACGAATGGTACTGCTAGAGCAATTCCTATATTTATCTTTATCGATCAATCCGGTAATGAAAAAACAGTTTGGGGACCTAGAGCAGAGACTGTACAACATTTTGTTGATCAACAGCGTGCAAAAATGCCCCCTAAAGATGATGAAAGCTTTCCAGAGAAACAAAAAGAAATGATAGAATCTATGATTAAGAAATATACGGAAGATAAAGCGGTAAGAGAAGAAGTGTATCAAAGCATTAAAAGGCAGCTTTAATTATACTACGATAGAATATTAATTATAACAAGGAGGTGTTGGGTGTTGGAACAAGTTGTAGAAACATATTTAAAACATTTGCGGCTGAAGATGGAACAACCGACTCTGAATTATTTACAGCGCCTCATCCAGCATCAATTATCATTGGTTCCTTATGAATCATTTAGTAAATTTCATTATTTTAGTCTAGCACCTGACTATATTCCACCATTGCCACTCTTTGTACAAAATTTGATAGACAAAGGTTGGGGTGGGACATGTTTTACATTAAATTTGAACTTTGCTCGCTTGCTGTCTGAATTGGGATTTGAGTGTTCACTTGTAAGAGTGGAGCCAGGTCATATTGCGATAATGGTCCAGATTACCGGGAAAAAGTATTATGTAGATGTAGGCTATGGGTCTCCTATTATGAAACCAGTAGAATTGGAGGCAAAACCGCGACATATTATGCATGGATTCGGTGAAGAAATCACTTTCACAAAACTAAGTGCAGATAAATATGAAATCGATCGCAAATCAAATGGTAAGTCTTTTGTGAAAAAACAAATCGATTGGAAACCACTTGTAGAATCGGATATTAAAGAAGATATTCGTTCTTCCTATTTAGATAGTGACGATAATATTACGATGAGAAGGATTACCGCAGTACGCTTTAATGGTCACCAATGTTTTTATTTGCGTAATGAATCCATGAAAGTAATGACTTTTCGCAATATCAGTGAAATTAAAATGAGTAATTTTGACAAATGGGCGAAACTAATACAAGAGGTATATCAAATCGAAATAGATTCATTATCTGAATCACTCCAGTTTCTAAGTGAAAGAGACATCAAGTTATTTTAACTTCATTCAGCAGAAGTCCCCCGCTTCTATAAGTGGCGCGATGAATGCTGGATTACCCAATTGAGTGGGAATTCAAACTTCGGCTGAATGAAGTGAAAGCCTTCGGCGGATGTCACAAATTTTCAAAGGTAGTTTATCGAGCGAGCTCAATAAAATCTGACGAATTCCGTCGAGGTGGAATAGATGAAAATGCACCCGTCTACTTAGAACTTAGACAGGTGCATTTTTCTTACACTTCTCTGCGCATCGCTTTTAACACATCAATACGTGTTGCGCGTTCTGCTGGTCTCCATCCGGAGAAGATCGTGACGATTAGACAAATAGTCACGCTGATCGCAGTTAGTGACAAAGGAATATAGGAAAGCATAATTCCTTCAGGCATTGGTTCATCAAATACATTCTCTAACACAAGAGGCAATGCGAAGTTAACGATATAGCTAATTGCATAGGCTACAATGGTTCCAATTAATGCTCCAAGAAAGCCGATATAGCTACTTTCCAGCAGGAAAATA harbors:
- the ligA gene encoding NAD-dependent DNA ligase LigA, which encodes MTSENAEFQLKELHQLLNKYNYEYHVLDNPSIPDAEYDKLLKQLVELEKQYPNLITPDSPTQRVGGAALSTFEKVTHETPMLSLGNAFSEIDLRDFDRRVRQAIGDDFTYICELKIDGLAVSLRYEDGLFVNGSTRGDGEIGEDITANLKTIRSIPIRLSDSYTFEVRGEAFMPKRSFLKLNQIREENEEMLFANPRNAAAGSLRQLDPRIAASRNLDIFLYGMGNYGTTGVRTHSAGLDLLADLGLKVNKERQKCSTIEEVIEYIEKWTIERPQLDYEIDGIVIKVDSLDQQSELGATARTPRWAIAYKFPAEEVVTKLTSIELSVGRTGVITPTANLEPVTVAGTTVQRASLHNEDIIKEKDVMLGDWVVIRKAGDIIPEIVNVLTERRTGEEVAFSMPTECPECESELVRFEGEVALRCINPKCPAQIRESLIHFVSRNAMNIDGMGEKVIGQMFAHQLIKDAADIFYLTRDQLLGLERMGEKSINNLLASIEISKSNSMEKLLFGLGIRHVGAKAAKTLAEYFESMDRLAEASEEDLLNVPEIGEKMADAIITYFDKEEVKQLISELKSAGVNMNYLGIKRHLMEATDSVFSGKTIVLTGKLEQLTRNEAKENIEALGGKVSGSVSKKTDLLIAGEDAGSKLTKAQELGIEVWDEEKLLEELKE
- a CDS encoding CamS family sex pheromone protein, coding for MKKWFPLLLAAILIAGCVPNFEKNNEVVQEKEELKETAIIPNYQISKSYYRSIIPFEPSKTRGMVVSNLYSKYDMNEFETGLMRVAKENFSTDDYVFQEGQYLDKKTVSSLLNRKFTKEQLKEQNVKEEDNIGLNPLNNEAGSIEEQNEKNPIYLAHILEHNYLVKNEKSVSLGGVVIGLALNSVHYYQKEKYGATYQQDIPHAKLAEEGKKMAEQVLKRLRGMKELSNVPITIALFEQKSKSTVIPGNFFAYAHANKGSASLNDWKQVDEKYFLFPSQGAEEAHRDDVALFLRFKDDIEEYFPNYNGVIGRAFYKGDQLMDLSIEIPIQLYGEAEIIGFTQWATSLVVDHFPDYIEVEVNVTSVNGGEALIVKKAGEKEPFVHIY
- the gatC gene encoding Asp-tRNA(Asn)/Glu-tRNA(Gln) amidotransferase subunit GatC; the encoded protein is MSRISKDQVLHVAHLARLEINDEEAEKFTVDLDQMISMAENLDGLETGNIKPTSHVFQQENVMREDVAEKGLPREEVLKNVPSHQDGQIKVPTILE
- the gatA gene encoding Asp-tRNA(Asn)/Glu-tRNA(Gln) amidotransferase subunit GatA, which encodes MSLLDQKIVDLHELLHKKEITASDLVDESFKRINEVDGKVKAFLTLDEENARNKAKELDVAVGENPLFGIPAGIKDNIVTKDLRTTCASKMLENFNPIYDATVMEKLNDANAITIGKLNMDEFAMGSTSETSAFQITRNPWNLDTVPGGSSGGSAAAVASGQLPFALGTDTGGSIRQPAAFCGVVGLKPTYGRVSRYGVVAFASSLDQVGPITRTVEDNALVLQNIAGLDPRDSTTVNKEVPDFLSSLTGDIKGLKIAVPKEYLGEGVSEASRQSVLDALKVLEGLGATWDEVSLPHSKYGVSTYYLVTSSEASANLARFDGLRYGYSTPDPKNLMDLYKKSRSEGFGDEVKRRIMLGTYALSAGFYDAYYKKAQQARTLIKQDFDEIFEKYDVVIGPTTPRPAYKVGEVIDDLLTMYAGDLLTIPVNLAGLPGISVPCGFTEGLPLGLQIIGKHFDERTLYRVAHAYEQATDFHTKKPQL
- the gatB gene encoding Asp-tRNA(Asn)/Glu-tRNA(Gln) amidotransferase subunit GatB, which translates into the protein MNFETVVGLEVHVELKTESKIFSPAPNHFGAEPNTNTTVIDLAYPGVLPVLNKAAVEFGMKAAMALNCEIAAETKFDRKNYFYPDNPKAYQISQFDKPIGEHGWIEIEVDGVKKKIGITRVHLEEDAGKLTHTSEGYSLVDLNRAGTPLIEIVSEPDIRTPEEAYAYLEKLKAIIQYTGVSDCKMEEGSLRCDANISLRPIGQEKFGTKAELKNLNSFNYVRRGLEFEQKRQEKVLLSGGIIQQETLRFDEATGETVLMRIKEGADDYRYFPEPDLVQLNIDDEWKERIRAEIPELPDARQKRYVKELGLPAYDAMVLTLTKEMSDFFEEVLAAGAGAKQTSNWLMGEVSAYLNAEQKELHEVALTPAGLAGMIKLIEDGTISSKIAKKVFRELIENGGDAEKIVKEKGLVQISDEGALLPIVNEILDANPQSIEDFKNGKGRALGFLVGQIMKATKGQANPPMVNKLLAQEINKR
- a CDS encoding thioredoxin family protein yields the protein MSLNTWFNKAMSAEEYINAMEKHKDNLQSILYQFEVPTGDEAFFEKLKEEQLRVIVLTEDWCADAMLNIPILLKLAEKSGMEVRMLLRDQNLELMDQYLTNGTARAIPIFIFIDQSGNEKTVWGPRAETVQHFVDQQRAKMPPKDDESFPEKQKEMIESMIKKYTEDKAVREEVYQSIKRQL
- a CDS encoding arylamine N-acetyltransferase → MLEQVVETYLKHLRLKMEQPTLNYLQRLIQHQLSLVPYESFSKFHYFSLAPDYIPPLPLFVQNLIDKGWGGTCFTLNLNFARLLSELGFECSLVRVEPGHIAIMVQITGKKYYVDVGYGSPIMKPVELEAKPRHIMHGFGEEITFTKLSADKYEIDRKSNGKSFVKKQIDWKPLVESDIKEDIRSSYLDSDDNITMRRITAVRFNGHQCFYLRNESMKVMTFRNISEIKMSNFDKWAKLIQEVYQIEIDSLSESLQFLSERDIKLF